Proteins from one Phocoena sinus isolate mPhoSin1 chromosome 8, mPhoSin1.pri, whole genome shotgun sequence genomic window:
- the POLA2 gene encoding DNA polymerase alpha subunit B isoform X2 — translation MAVSAQLLVEELEIFGLECEEALVEKLIELCVLYGQNEEGMAGELIAFCTSTRKDCLTSETLNSFEHEFLSKRLSKARLGASKDSGHAGARDIVSIQELIEVEEEEETLLNAYTTPSKGSQKRAITTPETPLTKRSVSTRSPHQLLSPSSFSPSATPSQKYSSRSNRGEVVTSFGSAQVMSWSGREGASNISVKVLGYPEPLTGSYKSMFQKLPDIREVLTCKIEELGSELKEHYKIEAFTPVLVTAQEPVTLLGQIGCDSNGKLNHKSVILEGDREHSSGAQIPVDLSELKEYSLFPGQVVVMEGINTTGRKLVATRLYEGVPLPFHQPTEEDGDSEQIMVLVACGPYTTSDSITFDPLLDLITIINRDQPDVCILFGPFLDAKHEQVESCLLTSPFEEVFKQCLRTIIEGTRSSGSHLIFVPSLRDVHHEPVYPQPPFSCSDLPREDKKRVQFVSEPCTLSINGMIFGLTSTDLLLHMGAEEISSSSGTSDRFSRILKHILTQRSYYPLYPPQEDMAIDYENFYAYAQLPVTPDVFIAPSELRYFVKDILGCVCVNPGRLTKGQVGGTFGRLYLRRRAAGAEGRRSPCTAAQVVRI, via the exons TGATAGAGCTGTGTGTTCTGTATGGACAGAATGAGGAGGGAATGGCTGGCGAGCTTATAGCCTTCTGCACCAGCACACGTAAAGACTGCCTCACCTCAGAGACCCTAAACTCTTTTGAGCACGAG tttctGAGCAAAAGATTGTCCAAAGCCAGGCTCGGTGCCTCCAAGGACAGTGGGCATGCGGGAGCCAGAGACATCGTTTCCATACAAGAGCT AATCgaagtggaggaggaagaggagacccTCTTGAATGCCTACACCACACCCTCTAAG gGTTCTCAGAAGCGAGCTATCACCACTCCGGAAACCCCCCTCACAAAAAGGAGTGTGTCTACTCGAAGCCCCCATCAGCTCCTGTCACCATCAAGTTTCTCTCCAAG TGCTACTCCCTCTCAGAAATACAGCTCGAGAAGTAACCGAGGAGAAGTGGTTACCTCCTTTGGCTCAGCACAGGTGATGTCTTGGTCCGGGAGAGAAGGAGCCAGTAACATCAGCGTGAAGGTCTTGGGGTATCCAGAGCCACTAACCGGGAGCTACAAATCCATGTTTCAGAAGCTCCCAGACATTCGAGaag TTCTGACCTGTAAGATAGAAGAACTTGGCAGTGAGCTCAAGGAGCATTACAAGATTGAGGCTTTTACTCCTGTTCTAGTCACAGCACAA GAGCCCGTCACCCTGCTGGGCCAGATTGGCTGTGACAGCAACGGGAAGCTGAACCACAAGTCGGTGATTCTTGAGGGAGATCGGGAGCATTCCTCAGGCGCTCAGATTCCAGTGGATCTATCTGAGCTCAAAGAGTATTCTCTGTTTCCTGGACAG GTTGTGGTTATGGAAGGAATCAACACCACTGGTAGAAAACTTGTTGCCACGAGACTCTACGAG GGCGTGCCACTTCCGTTCCATCAGCCCACTGAAGAGGATGGAG attctgaGCAAATCATGGTCCTGGTGGCCTGTGGGCCATACACCACATCTGACAGCATCACATTTGACCCCCTGCTCGACCTGATCACCATCATCAACCGTGACCAGCCCGACGTCTGCATCCTG TTTGGACCTTTCCTGGATGCCAAGCATGAACAGGTAGAG AGCTGTCTACTGACAAGCCCATTTGAAGAAGTTTTCAAGCAATGTCTGCGAACGATTATCGAAGGGACACGAAG CTCCGGCTCACACCTCATCTTCGTCCCATCATTGAGAGACGTGCACCACGAGCCTGTGTACCCACAGCCGCCCTTCAGCTGCTCCGACCTGCCTCGGGAGGACAAAAAG CGAGTGCAGTTTGTGTCCGAGCCCTGCACGCTCTCCATAAATGGAATGATCTTTGGCTTGACATCCACCGATCTGCTGCTCCACATGGGGGCTGAGGAGATCAGTAG tTCTTCCGGAACCTCAGACAGGTTCAGCCGAATACTCAAGCACATCCTGACGCAGCGGAG cTACTACCCGCTCTACCCTCCCCAGGAGGACATGGCCATTGACTATGAGAATTTCTATGCCTATGCACAGCTGCCCGTCACCCCCGATGTCTTCATAGCCCCTTCAGAGCTGAGATACTTTGTGAAG gACATCCTTGGCTGCGTCTGTGTGAATCCTGGGCGCCTCACCAAAGGGCAGGTGGGGGGCACCTTCGGCCGACTCTACCTTAGGAGGCGGGCCGCGGGCGCCGAGGGCAGGCGGAGCCCATGTACTGCTGCCCAGGTGGTCAGGATCTGA
- the POLA2 gene encoding DNA polymerase alpha subunit B isoform X1, whose translation MAVSAQLLVEELEIFGLECEEALVEKLIELCVLYGQNEEGMAGELIAFCTSTRKDCLTSETLNSFEHEFLSKRLSKARLGASKDSGHAGARDIVSIQELIEVEEEEETLLNAYTTPSKGSQKRAITTPETPLTKRSVSTRSPHQLLSPSSFSPSATPSQKYSSRSNRGEVVTSFGSAQVMSWSGREGASNISVKVLGYPEPLTGSYKSMFQKLPDIREVLTCKIEELGSELKEHYKIEAFTPVLVTAQEPVTLLGQIGCDSNGKLNHKSVILEGDREHSSGAQIPVDLSELKEYSLFPGQVVVMEGINTTGRKLVATRLYEGVPLPFHQPTEEDGDSEQIMVLVACGPYTTSDSITFDPLLDLITIINRDQPDVCILFGPFLDAKHEQVESCLLTSPFEEVFKQCLRTIIEGTRSSSGSHLIFVPSLRDVHHEPVYPQPPFSCSDLPREDKKRVQFVSEPCTLSINGMIFGLTSTDLLLHMGAEEISSSSGTSDRFSRILKHILTQRSYYPLYPPQEDMAIDYENFYAYAQLPVTPDVFIAPSELRYFVKDILGCVCVNPGRLTKGQVGGTFGRLYLRRRAAGAEGRRSPCTAAQVVRI comes from the exons TGATAGAGCTGTGTGTTCTGTATGGACAGAATGAGGAGGGAATGGCTGGCGAGCTTATAGCCTTCTGCACCAGCACACGTAAAGACTGCCTCACCTCAGAGACCCTAAACTCTTTTGAGCACGAG tttctGAGCAAAAGATTGTCCAAAGCCAGGCTCGGTGCCTCCAAGGACAGTGGGCATGCGGGAGCCAGAGACATCGTTTCCATACAAGAGCT AATCgaagtggaggaggaagaggagacccTCTTGAATGCCTACACCACACCCTCTAAG gGTTCTCAGAAGCGAGCTATCACCACTCCGGAAACCCCCCTCACAAAAAGGAGTGTGTCTACTCGAAGCCCCCATCAGCTCCTGTCACCATCAAGTTTCTCTCCAAG TGCTACTCCCTCTCAGAAATACAGCTCGAGAAGTAACCGAGGAGAAGTGGTTACCTCCTTTGGCTCAGCACAGGTGATGTCTTGGTCCGGGAGAGAAGGAGCCAGTAACATCAGCGTGAAGGTCTTGGGGTATCCAGAGCCACTAACCGGGAGCTACAAATCCATGTTTCAGAAGCTCCCAGACATTCGAGaag TTCTGACCTGTAAGATAGAAGAACTTGGCAGTGAGCTCAAGGAGCATTACAAGATTGAGGCTTTTACTCCTGTTCTAGTCACAGCACAA GAGCCCGTCACCCTGCTGGGCCAGATTGGCTGTGACAGCAACGGGAAGCTGAACCACAAGTCGGTGATTCTTGAGGGAGATCGGGAGCATTCCTCAGGCGCTCAGATTCCAGTGGATCTATCTGAGCTCAAAGAGTATTCTCTGTTTCCTGGACAG GTTGTGGTTATGGAAGGAATCAACACCACTGGTAGAAAACTTGTTGCCACGAGACTCTACGAG GGCGTGCCACTTCCGTTCCATCAGCCCACTGAAGAGGATGGAG attctgaGCAAATCATGGTCCTGGTGGCCTGTGGGCCATACACCACATCTGACAGCATCACATTTGACCCCCTGCTCGACCTGATCACCATCATCAACCGTGACCAGCCCGACGTCTGCATCCTG TTTGGACCTTTCCTGGATGCCAAGCATGAACAGGTAGAG AGCTGTCTACTGACAAGCCCATTTGAAGAAGTTTTCAAGCAATGTCTGCGAACGATTATCGAAGGGACACGAAG TAGCTCCGGCTCACACCTCATCTTCGTCCCATCATTGAGAGACGTGCACCACGAGCCTGTGTACCCACAGCCGCCCTTCAGCTGCTCCGACCTGCCTCGGGAGGACAAAAAG CGAGTGCAGTTTGTGTCCGAGCCCTGCACGCTCTCCATAAATGGAATGATCTTTGGCTTGACATCCACCGATCTGCTGCTCCACATGGGGGCTGAGGAGATCAGTAG tTCTTCCGGAACCTCAGACAGGTTCAGCCGAATACTCAAGCACATCCTGACGCAGCGGAG cTACTACCCGCTCTACCCTCCCCAGGAGGACATGGCCATTGACTATGAGAATTTCTATGCCTATGCACAGCTGCCCGTCACCCCCGATGTCTTCATAGCCCCTTCAGAGCTGAGATACTTTGTGAAG gACATCCTTGGCTGCGTCTGTGTGAATCCTGGGCGCCTCACCAAAGGGCAGGTGGGGGGCACCTTCGGCCGACTCTACCTTAGGAGGCGGGCCGCGGGCGCCGAGGGCAGGCGGAGCCCATGTACTGCTGCCCAGGTGGTCAGGATCTGA
- the POLA2 gene encoding DNA polymerase alpha subunit B isoform X4 yields MAGELIAFCTSTRKDCLTSETLNSFEHEFLSKRLSKARLGASKDSGHAGARDIVSIQELIEVEEEEETLLNAYTTPSKGSQKRAITTPETPLTKRSVSTRSPHQLLSPSSFSPSATPSQKYSSRSNRGEVVTSFGSAQVMSWSGREGASNISVKVLGYPEPLTGSYKSMFQKLPDIREVLTCKIEELGSELKEHYKIEAFTPVLVTAQEPVTLLGQIGCDSNGKLNHKSVILEGDREHSSGAQIPVDLSELKEYSLFPGQVVVMEGINTTGRKLVATRLYEGVPLPFHQPTEEDGDSEQIMVLVACGPYTTSDSITFDPLLDLITIINRDQPDVCILFGPFLDAKHEQVESCLLTSPFEEVFKQCLRTIIEGTRSSGSHLIFVPSLRDVHHEPVYPQPPFSCSDLPREDKKRVQFVSEPCTLSINGMIFGLTSTDLLLHMGAEEISSSSGTSDRFSRILKHILTQRSYYPLYPPQEDMAIDYENFYAYAQLPVTPDVFIAPSELRYFVKDILGCVCVNPGRLTKGQVGGTFGRLYLRRRAAGAEGRRSPCTAAQVVRI; encoded by the exons ATGGCTGGCGAGCTTATAGCCTTCTGCACCAGCACACGTAAAGACTGCCTCACCTCAGAGACCCTAAACTCTTTTGAGCACGAG tttctGAGCAAAAGATTGTCCAAAGCCAGGCTCGGTGCCTCCAAGGACAGTGGGCATGCGGGAGCCAGAGACATCGTTTCCATACAAGAGCT AATCgaagtggaggaggaagaggagacccTCTTGAATGCCTACACCACACCCTCTAAG gGTTCTCAGAAGCGAGCTATCACCACTCCGGAAACCCCCCTCACAAAAAGGAGTGTGTCTACTCGAAGCCCCCATCAGCTCCTGTCACCATCAAGTTTCTCTCCAAG TGCTACTCCCTCTCAGAAATACAGCTCGAGAAGTAACCGAGGAGAAGTGGTTACCTCCTTTGGCTCAGCACAGGTGATGTCTTGGTCCGGGAGAGAAGGAGCCAGTAACATCAGCGTGAAGGTCTTGGGGTATCCAGAGCCACTAACCGGGAGCTACAAATCCATGTTTCAGAAGCTCCCAGACATTCGAGaag TTCTGACCTGTAAGATAGAAGAACTTGGCAGTGAGCTCAAGGAGCATTACAAGATTGAGGCTTTTACTCCTGTTCTAGTCACAGCACAA GAGCCCGTCACCCTGCTGGGCCAGATTGGCTGTGACAGCAACGGGAAGCTGAACCACAAGTCGGTGATTCTTGAGGGAGATCGGGAGCATTCCTCAGGCGCTCAGATTCCAGTGGATCTATCTGAGCTCAAAGAGTATTCTCTGTTTCCTGGACAG GTTGTGGTTATGGAAGGAATCAACACCACTGGTAGAAAACTTGTTGCCACGAGACTCTACGAG GGCGTGCCACTTCCGTTCCATCAGCCCACTGAAGAGGATGGAG attctgaGCAAATCATGGTCCTGGTGGCCTGTGGGCCATACACCACATCTGACAGCATCACATTTGACCCCCTGCTCGACCTGATCACCATCATCAACCGTGACCAGCCCGACGTCTGCATCCTG TTTGGACCTTTCCTGGATGCCAAGCATGAACAGGTAGAG AGCTGTCTACTGACAAGCCCATTTGAAGAAGTTTTCAAGCAATGTCTGCGAACGATTATCGAAGGGACACGAAG CTCCGGCTCACACCTCATCTTCGTCCCATCATTGAGAGACGTGCACCACGAGCCTGTGTACCCACAGCCGCCCTTCAGCTGCTCCGACCTGCCTCGGGAGGACAAAAAG CGAGTGCAGTTTGTGTCCGAGCCCTGCACGCTCTCCATAAATGGAATGATCTTTGGCTTGACATCCACCGATCTGCTGCTCCACATGGGGGCTGAGGAGATCAGTAG tTCTTCCGGAACCTCAGACAGGTTCAGCCGAATACTCAAGCACATCCTGACGCAGCGGAG cTACTACCCGCTCTACCCTCCCCAGGAGGACATGGCCATTGACTATGAGAATTTCTATGCCTATGCACAGCTGCCCGTCACCCCCGATGTCTTCATAGCCCCTTCAGAGCTGAGATACTTTGTGAAG gACATCCTTGGCTGCGTCTGTGTGAATCCTGGGCGCCTCACCAAAGGGCAGGTGGGGGGCACCTTCGGCCGACTCTACCTTAGGAGGCGGGCCGCGGGCGCCGAGGGCAGGCGGAGCCCATGTACTGCTGCCCAGGTGGTCAGGATCTGA
- the POLA2 gene encoding DNA polymerase alpha subunit B isoform X3, with translation MAGELIAFCTSTRKDCLTSETLNSFEHEFLSKRLSKARLGASKDSGHAGARDIVSIQELIEVEEEEETLLNAYTTPSKGSQKRAITTPETPLTKRSVSTRSPHQLLSPSSFSPSATPSQKYSSRSNRGEVVTSFGSAQVMSWSGREGASNISVKVLGYPEPLTGSYKSMFQKLPDIREVLTCKIEELGSELKEHYKIEAFTPVLVTAQEPVTLLGQIGCDSNGKLNHKSVILEGDREHSSGAQIPVDLSELKEYSLFPGQVVVMEGINTTGRKLVATRLYEGVPLPFHQPTEEDGDSEQIMVLVACGPYTTSDSITFDPLLDLITIINRDQPDVCILFGPFLDAKHEQVESCLLTSPFEEVFKQCLRTIIEGTRSSSGSHLIFVPSLRDVHHEPVYPQPPFSCSDLPREDKKRVQFVSEPCTLSINGMIFGLTSTDLLLHMGAEEISSSSGTSDRFSRILKHILTQRSYYPLYPPQEDMAIDYENFYAYAQLPVTPDVFIAPSELRYFVKDILGCVCVNPGRLTKGQVGGTFGRLYLRRRAAGAEGRRSPCTAAQVVRI, from the exons ATGGCTGGCGAGCTTATAGCCTTCTGCACCAGCACACGTAAAGACTGCCTCACCTCAGAGACCCTAAACTCTTTTGAGCACGAG tttctGAGCAAAAGATTGTCCAAAGCCAGGCTCGGTGCCTCCAAGGACAGTGGGCATGCGGGAGCCAGAGACATCGTTTCCATACAAGAGCT AATCgaagtggaggaggaagaggagacccTCTTGAATGCCTACACCACACCCTCTAAG gGTTCTCAGAAGCGAGCTATCACCACTCCGGAAACCCCCCTCACAAAAAGGAGTGTGTCTACTCGAAGCCCCCATCAGCTCCTGTCACCATCAAGTTTCTCTCCAAG TGCTACTCCCTCTCAGAAATACAGCTCGAGAAGTAACCGAGGAGAAGTGGTTACCTCCTTTGGCTCAGCACAGGTGATGTCTTGGTCCGGGAGAGAAGGAGCCAGTAACATCAGCGTGAAGGTCTTGGGGTATCCAGAGCCACTAACCGGGAGCTACAAATCCATGTTTCAGAAGCTCCCAGACATTCGAGaag TTCTGACCTGTAAGATAGAAGAACTTGGCAGTGAGCTCAAGGAGCATTACAAGATTGAGGCTTTTACTCCTGTTCTAGTCACAGCACAA GAGCCCGTCACCCTGCTGGGCCAGATTGGCTGTGACAGCAACGGGAAGCTGAACCACAAGTCGGTGATTCTTGAGGGAGATCGGGAGCATTCCTCAGGCGCTCAGATTCCAGTGGATCTATCTGAGCTCAAAGAGTATTCTCTGTTTCCTGGACAG GTTGTGGTTATGGAAGGAATCAACACCACTGGTAGAAAACTTGTTGCCACGAGACTCTACGAG GGCGTGCCACTTCCGTTCCATCAGCCCACTGAAGAGGATGGAG attctgaGCAAATCATGGTCCTGGTGGCCTGTGGGCCATACACCACATCTGACAGCATCACATTTGACCCCCTGCTCGACCTGATCACCATCATCAACCGTGACCAGCCCGACGTCTGCATCCTG TTTGGACCTTTCCTGGATGCCAAGCATGAACAGGTAGAG AGCTGTCTACTGACAAGCCCATTTGAAGAAGTTTTCAAGCAATGTCTGCGAACGATTATCGAAGGGACACGAAG TAGCTCCGGCTCACACCTCATCTTCGTCCCATCATTGAGAGACGTGCACCACGAGCCTGTGTACCCACAGCCGCCCTTCAGCTGCTCCGACCTGCCTCGGGAGGACAAAAAG CGAGTGCAGTTTGTGTCCGAGCCCTGCACGCTCTCCATAAATGGAATGATCTTTGGCTTGACATCCACCGATCTGCTGCTCCACATGGGGGCTGAGGAGATCAGTAG tTCTTCCGGAACCTCAGACAGGTTCAGCCGAATACTCAAGCACATCCTGACGCAGCGGAG cTACTACCCGCTCTACCCTCCCCAGGAGGACATGGCCATTGACTATGAGAATTTCTATGCCTATGCACAGCTGCCCGTCACCCCCGATGTCTTCATAGCCCCTTCAGAGCTGAGATACTTTGTGAAG gACATCCTTGGCTGCGTCTGTGTGAATCCTGGGCGCCTCACCAAAGGGCAGGTGGGGGGCACCTTCGGCCGACTCTACCTTAGGAGGCGGGCCGCGGGCGCCGAGGGCAGGCGGAGCCCATGTACTGCTGCCCAGGTGGTCAGGATCTGA